One stretch of Variovorax sp. TBS-050B DNA includes these proteins:
- a CDS encoding CaiB/BaiF CoA-transferase family protein: MTPAALDGIKVLDLSRVLAGPWCTQILADLGADVIKIERPGVGDDTRTWGPPFIKDAHGNDTDQASYFTACNRNKRSVTVDMATPEGQALLQRMAAQADIVVENFKTGGLKQYGLDHESLRAANPRLIYCSVTGFGHDGPYAERAGYDLMIQAMTGMMSITGRPDGEPGGGPLRVGVALTDLFTGVYASTAILAALQVRDRTGEGQHIDMALLDVGMAILANQASAFLNTGRAPQRQGNTHPSLAPYQDFPTQDGAMLLAIGNNGQFARFCEAAGRPEWAADARFATNTLRVKHRGVLIPLMEELTRTRTTAEWVALLEDKAVPCGPINDIAQAFDDAQVKARGLAVTLPRDAGDGIASITGVASPLRLSATPPVLRHAPPALGQHTREVLAEFGIDGARFEALRAAGVV; encoded by the coding sequence ATGACCCCAGCAGCCCTCGACGGCATCAAGGTTCTCGATCTTTCCCGCGTGCTCGCGGGCCCGTGGTGCACGCAGATCCTGGCGGACCTGGGTGCCGACGTCATCAAGATCGAACGTCCCGGCGTCGGCGACGACACGCGCACCTGGGGCCCGCCCTTCATCAAGGACGCCCACGGCAACGACACCGACCAGGCCAGCTACTTCACCGCCTGCAACCGCAACAAGCGCTCGGTCACGGTCGACATGGCCACGCCCGAGGGGCAGGCGCTGCTGCAGCGCATGGCGGCCCAGGCCGACATCGTGGTCGAGAACTTCAAGACCGGTGGCCTCAAACAGTACGGCCTCGACCACGAGAGCCTGCGCGCGGCCAACCCGCGCCTCATCTACTGCAGCGTCACCGGCTTCGGCCACGACGGCCCCTATGCCGAGCGCGCGGGCTACGACCTGATGATCCAGGCCATGACCGGCATGATGAGCATCACCGGCCGTCCCGACGGCGAGCCCGGCGGCGGCCCGCTGCGCGTGGGCGTGGCGCTCACCGACCTGTTCACCGGCGTCTACGCCAGCACCGCGATCCTGGCCGCGCTGCAGGTGCGCGACCGCACCGGCGAGGGCCAGCACATCGACATGGCGCTGCTCGACGTCGGGATGGCGATCCTCGCCAACCAGGCGAGCGCCTTCCTCAACACCGGCCGCGCGCCGCAGCGCCAGGGCAACACGCACCCGAGCCTCGCGCCGTACCAGGACTTCCCGACGCAGGACGGCGCGATGCTGCTCGCGATCGGCAACAACGGCCAGTTCGCGCGCTTCTGCGAGGCGGCGGGCCGCCCCGAGTGGGCCGCCGACGCGCGCTTCGCCACCAACACCCTGCGCGTGAAGCACCGCGGCGTGCTGATCCCGCTGATGGAGGAACTCACGCGCACCCGCACCACGGCCGAGTGGGTCGCGCTGCTCGAGGACAAGGCCGTGCCCTGCGGCCCGATCAACGACATCGCCCAGGCCTTCGACGACGCGCAGGTCAAGGCGCGCGGCCTCGCCGTCACGCTGCCGCGCGATGCGGGCGACGGCATCGCCAGCATCACCGGCGTCGCGAGCCCGCTGCGCCTCTCGGCCACGCCGCCGGTGCTGCGCCATGCACCGCCCGCGCTCGGGCAGCACACGCGCGAGGTGCTGGCCGAGTTCGGCATCGACGGCGCGCGCTTCGAGGCCTTGCGCGCGGCGGGCGTGGTCTGA
- a CDS encoding CopD family protein, with product MSYVVLLLVHLLAAAFWVGGMATMHFAVRPAVIATLEPPLRLRTMAAALRRFFVGVDAAVTLLFASGFAMVMRAGGFRGLHWRIEAMMGIALVMAGVYVYIRAAVFPALRRAIEQSAWPAAGARLHTVRMLVSLNLLLGMAVFAVAIVGRAG from the coding sequence ATGTCCTACGTCGTCCTGCTTCTCGTCCACCTGCTCGCAGCCGCCTTCTGGGTCGGCGGCATGGCCACCATGCATTTCGCGGTGCGCCCCGCCGTGATCGCCACGCTCGAGCCGCCGCTGCGCCTGCGCACCATGGCCGCGGCGCTCCGGCGCTTCTTCGTCGGCGTGGATGCGGCCGTCACGCTGCTGTTCGCGAGCGGCTTCGCAATGGTGATGCGCGCGGGCGGGTTCCGCGGGCTGCACTGGCGCATCGAGGCGATGATGGGCATCGCGCTCGTGATGGCCGGCGTCTACGTCTACATCCGCGCCGCGGTGTTCCCCGCGCTGCGCCGCGCGATCGAGCAGAGCGCATGGCCCGCGGCGGGCGCGCGGCTCCACACGGTGCGCATGCTCGTGAGCCTGAACCTGCTGCTCGGCATGGCGGTGTTCGCGGTGGCGATCGTGGGGCGCGCGGGCTGA
- a CDS encoding isocitrate lyase/phosphoenolpyruvate mutase family protein, with protein MTRSVAEKRAEFRALHQQGCFVLPNPWDAGSARYLQGLGFKALATTSSGHAWSQARPDGGETRDAVLAHLREIVQATDLPVNADFENGFGRDADEVAESVRLAIETGVAGLSIEDSTGDAADPLFPVEVAVARMRAARRAIDAAGGDTLLVGRAENFIVGRPDLGDAIARLKAYAEAGADCLYAPAIRTREQIEAVVAAVAPRPVNLLLGWTSDLTLKDAAALGVRRISVGGALARAAWGGFERAARTMAEEGRFDFEGAASGAELNKFFRG; from the coding sequence ATGACCCGTTCCGTCGCCGAGAAACGCGCCGAATTCCGCGCGCTCCACCAGCAAGGCTGTTTCGTTCTCCCCAACCCCTGGGACGCGGGCAGCGCGCGCTACCTGCAGGGCCTGGGCTTCAAGGCGCTGGCCACCACGAGTTCGGGCCATGCCTGGTCGCAGGCGCGGCCCGACGGCGGCGAGACGCGCGACGCGGTGCTCGCGCACCTGCGCGAGATCGTCCAGGCCACCGACCTGCCGGTCAACGCCGACTTCGAGAACGGCTTCGGGCGCGATGCCGACGAGGTGGCGGAGAGCGTGCGCCTCGCAATCGAGACCGGCGTGGCGGGCCTCTCGATCGAGGACTCGACCGGCGATGCCGCCGACCCGCTGTTCCCGGTCGAGGTCGCGGTGGCGCGCATGCGCGCCGCGCGCCGCGCCATCGATGCCGCCGGCGGCGACACGCTGCTCGTGGGCCGCGCCGAGAACTTCATCGTCGGCCGGCCCGACCTCGGCGATGCGATCGCACGCCTCAAGGCCTATGCCGAGGCCGGCGCCGACTGCCTCTATGCGCCAGCCATCCGCACCCGCGAGCAGATCGAAGCGGTGGTCGCGGCGGTCGCGCCCAGGCCGGTGAACCTGCTGCTCGGCTGGACCAGCGACCTCACGCTGAAGGACGCGGCCGCGCTCGGCGTGCGCCGCATCAGCGTGGGCGGCGCGCTCGCTCGTGCGGCCTGGGGCGGCTTCGAGCGCGCGGCGCGCACGATGGCCGAAGAAGGACGCTTCGACTTCGAAGGCGCGGCCTCGGGTGCCGAACTCAACAAGTTCTTCAGGGGCTGA
- a CDS encoding uracil-DNA glycosylase family protein, whose protein sequence is MDALLAEVRACNACAAHLPLGPRPVVQASAGARLLIVGQAPSMTVHATGRPWDDRSGEQLRRWLGVERDLFYDASRIAIMPMGYCYPGRGTSGDLPPRRECAALWHERLLAQMKHIELTLLVGQYAQRHFLGDARKGGVTETVAAFAEYAPRFMPLPHPSPRNTGWFKHHPWFEREVLPVLRARVRQALAAGQGAAPKGGAA, encoded by the coding sequence ATGGACGCGCTGCTCGCGGAGGTGCGCGCCTGCAATGCCTGCGCCGCGCACCTGCCGCTCGGCCCGCGCCCGGTGGTGCAGGCGAGCGCGGGCGCGCGGCTGCTGATCGTGGGCCAGGCGCCGAGCATGACGGTGCACGCCACCGGCCGGCCCTGGGACGACCGCAGCGGCGAGCAGCTGCGCCGCTGGCTCGGCGTCGAGCGCGACCTGTTCTACGACGCCTCGCGCATCGCGATCATGCCGATGGGCTACTGCTACCCCGGGCGCGGCACCAGCGGCGACCTGCCGCCGCGCCGCGAATGCGCCGCGCTCTGGCATGAGCGCCTGCTCGCGCAGATGAAGCACATCGAGCTCACGCTGCTCGTGGGCCAGTACGCGCAGCGCCACTTCCTCGGCGATGCGCGCAAGGGCGGCGTCACCGAGACGGTGGCCGCCTTCGCCGAGTACGCGCCGCGCTTCATGCCGCTGCCGCATCCCTCGCCGCGCAACACCGGCTGGTTCAAGCACCATCCATGGTTCGAGCGCGAGGTGCTGCCCGTGCTGCGCGCGCGGGTGCGCCAGGCGCTCGCGGCCGGTCAGGGCGCCGCGCCGAAGGGTGGCGCTGCATAG
- a CDS encoding amidohydrolase → MRRALLAALAAFAAAALPCGAAQAQPADLVVTHAKIATLDAAGTMAEALAVRDGRIVAVGSAAQVRALAGPATRSVDAGGRTVIPGLIDSHMHAVRAALSYSTEVNWIGAATIAEAMARLRAAAARARPGGWLIVAGGWTEQQFAERRRPTVAELQQAAPDHPVYVQLFYEAVAMTPRALEAMGVAPDTLPAGMKAAPDGAPGWMTGDIVGISALFDKLPKPTYDDNLAGTRAFFTELNRLGITGLVDPGGFSIAPSQYAALFELWRRKALTLRVAYSVFAQKPGAELQEFRELTQMLPMGFGDDMLRFNGLGERVTLAMYNNNFPDAAAKEKFYELIRWAAARGLAVTIHWQENGSVDHLLALYEKLDAEVPIRQLRWSIAHLDDASPQTLARMKALGMGWTMQDAMYFQGDRALATRGEAARRMPPIGTALRMGLNVGAGTDAHRVASYNPFVALQWMLDGRTVSGTPMRGPDELPTREQALRLYTAGSAWFSFDEAKRGTLEVGKLADFAVLDQDFFSVPVERIAKTASLMTVVGGRVVYAAPPFGAAP, encoded by the coding sequence ATGCGCCGCGCCCTTCTCGCAGCCCTCGCCGCGTTCGCCGCCGCCGCGCTGCCGTGCGGCGCCGCGCAGGCCCAGCCGGCCGACCTCGTCGTCACCCACGCGAAGATCGCCACGCTCGACGCGGCCGGGACCATGGCCGAGGCGCTCGCGGTGCGCGACGGCCGCATCGTCGCGGTCGGCAGCGCCGCGCAGGTGCGCGCGCTCGCGGGGCCCGCCACGCGCAGCGTGGATGCCGGCGGGCGCACCGTGATCCCGGGGCTGATCGATTCGCACATGCATGCGGTGCGCGCCGCGCTGAGCTACTCGACCGAGGTCAACTGGATCGGCGCGGCCACGATCGCGGAGGCGATGGCGCGGCTGCGCGCGGCCGCGGCGCGCGCGCGGCCCGGCGGCTGGCTGATCGTGGCCGGCGGCTGGACCGAGCAGCAGTTCGCCGAACGGCGCCGCCCCACGGTGGCCGAACTGCAGCAGGCCGCGCCGGACCATCCGGTGTACGTGCAGCTCTTCTACGAGGCCGTGGCGATGACGCCGAGGGCGCTCGAGGCAATGGGCGTGGCGCCCGACACGCTGCCCGCGGGCATGAAGGCCGCGCCCGACGGCGCCCCGGGCTGGATGACCGGCGACATCGTCGGCATCTCGGCGCTGTTCGACAAGCTGCCCAAGCCGACCTACGACGACAACCTGGCCGGCACGCGCGCCTTCTTCACCGAACTCAACCGCCTCGGCATCACCGGGCTCGTCGATCCGGGCGGCTTCAGCATCGCGCCTTCGCAATACGCGGCGCTGTTCGAGCTGTGGCGGCGCAAGGCGCTGACCCTGCGTGTGGCCTACAGCGTGTTCGCGCAGAAGCCCGGCGCCGAACTGCAGGAGTTCCGCGAGCTCACGCAGATGCTGCCGATGGGCTTCGGCGACGACATGCTCAGGTTCAACGGCCTCGGCGAGCGCGTGACGCTCGCGATGTACAACAACAACTTTCCCGACGCGGCCGCGAAGGAGAAGTTCTACGAGCTGATCCGCTGGGCCGCGGCGCGCGGGCTGGCGGTCACGATCCACTGGCAGGAGAACGGCTCGGTCGACCACCTGCTCGCGCTGTACGAGAAGCTCGATGCCGAGGTGCCGATCCGGCAGCTGCGCTGGTCGATCGCGCACCTCGACGATGCCTCGCCCCAGACGCTGGCGCGCATGAAGGCGCTGGGCATGGGCTGGACGATGCAGGACGCGATGTACTTCCAGGGCGACCGCGCGCTCGCCACGCGCGGCGAGGCGGCGCGCCGCATGCCGCCGATCGGCACGGCGCTGCGCATGGGCCTGAACGTGGGCGCGGGGACCGACGCGCACCGGGTCGCGTCGTACAACCCCTTCGTCGCGCTGCAGTGGATGCTCGACGGCCGCACCGTGAGCGGCACGCCGATGCGCGGCCCCGACGAGCTGCCCACGCGCGAGCAGGCGCTCAGGCTCTACACCGCGGGCAGCGCCTGGTTCAGCTTCGACGAGGCGAAGCGCGGCACGCTCGAAGTCGGCAAGCTCGCGGACTTCGCGGTGCTCGACCAGGATTTCTTCTCGGTGCCGGTGGAGCGCATCGCGAAGACCGCCTCGCTGATGACGGTGGTCGGCGGGCGCGTGGTCTATGCAGCGCCACCCTTCGGCGCGGCGCCCTGA
- a CDS encoding tripartite tricarboxylate transporter substrate-binding protein encodes MVSALPLIQSGKLQALAVGTAKRSPVLPNAPTTVEAGVPGSEYLFWVGLFAPAKTPQPVVERLQAEVAKIMVSPEVKERLEKLGAEPFTMPSAQFNRFIVDETAKAQQVVKAASIKVD; translated from the coding sequence ATGGTCTCGGCGCTGCCGCTGATCCAGTCGGGCAAGCTGCAGGCGCTGGCGGTGGGCACGGCCAAGCGCTCGCCGGTGTTGCCGAACGCCCCCACCACGGTGGAGGCCGGCGTGCCGGGCTCGGAGTACCTGTTCTGGGTCGGCCTGTTCGCCCCCGCGAAGACACCGCAGCCGGTGGTCGAGCGCCTGCAGGCCGAGGTCGCGAAGATCATGGTCTCGCCCGAGGTCAAGGAAAGGCTCGAGAAGCTTGGCGCCGAACCGTTCACGATGCCGTCGGCCCAGTTCAACCGGTTCATCGTCGACGAGACCGCGAAGGCGCAGCAGGTCGTCAAGGCCGCGAGCATCAAGGTGGATTGA
- a CDS encoding cupin domain-containing protein, which translates to MHVTRFDAAPHYEAPNHFDMRCLRLQGKEAGPSTQMWMGMSQILPGGRTGLDGSPMEKLYLVLEGELHMVGEIDGVRQEEVLGPYDSCRFAPGEKRQLENRGNRPVLVALVMPNAPPP; encoded by the coding sequence ATGCACGTCACCCGCTTCGACGCGGCGCCGCACTACGAGGCACCGAACCACTTCGACATGCGCTGCCTGCGCCTGCAGGGCAAGGAGGCCGGTCCGTCCACCCAGATGTGGATGGGCATGAGCCAGATCCTGCCCGGCGGCCGCACCGGCCTGGACGGCTCGCCCATGGAGAAGCTCTACCTCGTGCTCGAAGGCGAGCTGCACATGGTCGGCGAGATCGACGGCGTGCGCCAGGAGGAAGTGCTCGGGCCCTACGACAGCTGCCGCTTCGCGCCCGGCGAGAAGCGCCAGCTCGAGAACCGCGGCAACCGCCCGGTGCTGGTGGCGCTGGTGATGCCGAACGCGCCGCCGCCGTAG
- a CDS encoding zinc-binding alcohol dehydrogenase family protein, with product MSAAAAMHVAHAARALRVNQKAANLDALRLEAVPQPEPAAPPGHAVVRIAAAAVNPSDVKAALGLMPQAVWPRTPGRDFAGTVVSGPSEWIGREVYGSGGDLGITRDGSHARHLVLPAQALRAKPQGISMDEAGAVGVPFVTAYEGFRRSGMPQAGQTVLVLGANGKVGQAAVQLAAQAGARVIAVQRRAGPFEGFASAPVEVIDAREHADVGTRVRELTDGRGAHIVYNTVGSAYFEAGHKAMAKGATQIFIATHERAVPFDIFAFYRGMHTFVGIDSLAMDCVASTAQLDAMREGFERGTLQPFPVARSFALDDALDAYRLVLSGSTDRVVLRP from the coding sequence ATGAGCGCCGCGGCCGCCATGCACGTCGCGCACGCGGCGCGCGCGCTGCGCGTGAACCAGAAAGCCGCGAACCTCGACGCGCTGCGCCTCGAGGCCGTGCCGCAGCCCGAGCCCGCCGCGCCGCCTGGCCATGCGGTGGTGCGCATCGCCGCCGCCGCGGTGAACCCGAGCGACGTGAAGGCCGCGCTCGGCCTGATGCCGCAGGCGGTGTGGCCGCGCACGCCGGGGCGCGACTTCGCGGGTACCGTGGTGAGCGGGCCCAGCGAATGGATCGGGCGCGAGGTCTACGGCTCGGGCGGCGACCTCGGCATCACGCGCGACGGCTCGCATGCGCGCCATCTCGTGCTGCCCGCGCAGGCGCTGCGCGCCAAGCCGCAGGGCATCTCGATGGACGAGGCGGGCGCGGTGGGCGTGCCCTTCGTCACCGCCTACGAAGGCTTCCGCCGCAGCGGCATGCCGCAGGCCGGGCAGACGGTGCTGGTGCTCGGCGCCAACGGCAAGGTGGGTCAGGCGGCGGTGCAGCTCGCGGCGCAGGCCGGCGCGCGCGTGATCGCGGTGCAGCGGCGCGCCGGGCCGTTCGAGGGCTTCGCGAGCGCGCCGGTGGAAGTGATCGATGCGCGCGAGCATGCCGACGTGGGCACGCGGGTGCGCGAGCTCACCGACGGGCGCGGCGCGCACATCGTCTACAACACCGTCGGCAGCGCCTACTTCGAGGCCGGCCACAAGGCCATGGCCAAGGGCGCGACGCAGATCTTCATCGCCACGCACGAGCGCGCGGTGCCCTTCGACATCTTCGCGTTCTACCGCGGCATGCACACCTTCGTGGGCATCGACTCGCTCGCGATGGACTGCGTGGCGAGCACGGCGCAGCTCGACGCGATGCGCGAGGGCTTCGAGCGCGGCACGCTCCAGCCCTTTCCGGTCGCGCGCAGCTTCGCGCTCGACGACGCCCTCGACGCCTACCGGCTGGTGCTCTCGGGCAGCACCGACCGCGTCGTCCTGCGGCCCTGA
- a CDS encoding 3-keto-5-aminohexanoate cleavage protein: MNKTLITCAVTGNLVKPEQTPHLPITPRQIADECLAAAEAGAGQVHIHVRNPETGRPSMEVELYREVVDRIRRENRELIVNLTTGPGGRFIPSEDDPKVAAPGTTLLPPEARVQHIALIRPDVCSLDLNTMNSGPDVVINTPRNVRRMARVMREAGVKPELEIFDSGDMHLALDLIADGTLDGPAMWTFVLGVKYGFAPTPETLLYARNMLPRGAFWSAFGIGRMEFPMVAQAWLLGGHVRVGMEDNIYLEKGVLAESNAQLVAKARDIVQSLGGEIANPREARAMLGLADARVAQEAVR, translated from the coding sequence GTGAACAAGACGCTGATCACCTGCGCCGTCACCGGCAACCTCGTGAAGCCCGAGCAGACGCCGCACCTGCCGATCACGCCCCGGCAGATCGCCGACGAGTGCCTGGCCGCGGCCGAGGCCGGCGCGGGCCAGGTGCACATCCACGTGCGCAACCCGGAGACCGGCCGGCCCTCGATGGAGGTCGAGCTCTACCGCGAGGTGGTCGACCGCATCCGGCGCGAAAACCGCGAGCTGATCGTCAACCTCACGACCGGCCCGGGCGGCCGCTTCATCCCGAGCGAGGACGATCCGAAGGTCGCGGCACCCGGCACCACGCTGCTGCCGCCCGAGGCGCGCGTGCAGCACATCGCGCTGATCCGGCCCGACGTGTGCTCGCTCGACCTCAACACCATGAACTCGGGCCCAGACGTGGTCATCAACACGCCGCGCAACGTGCGCCGCATGGCGCGCGTGATGCGCGAGGCGGGCGTGAAGCCCGAGCTGGAGATCTTCGACTCCGGCGACATGCACCTCGCGCTCGACCTGATCGCCGACGGCACGCTCGACGGACCCGCGATGTGGACCTTCGTGCTCGGCGTGAAGTACGGCTTCGCGCCCACGCCCGAGACCCTGCTCTACGCGCGCAACATGCTGCCGCGCGGCGCCTTCTGGAGCGCCTTCGGCATCGGCCGCATGGAGTTTCCGATGGTCGCGCAGGCGTGGCTGCTCGGCGGCCATGTGCGGGTGGGCATGGAGGACAACATCTACCTCGAGAAGGGCGTGCTCGCCGAGAGCAACGCGCAGCTCGTGGCGAAGGCGCGCGACATCGTGCAGAGCCTGGGCGGCGAGATCGCCAACCCGCGCGAGGCGCGCGCGATGCTCGGCCTGGCCGATGCGCGCGTGGCGCAGGAGGCCGTGCGATGA
- a CDS encoding SDR family oxidoreductase, whose amino-acid sequence MTFDPVSRLDGKVAVITGGLGAIGHATAMRLAALGASCVLLHRKADAEAAARAAALPSADGQRHAAIRADIVDSASLAAAAAEVKATLGRCDILVNSAGHTQPVPAADLDALTDELIDDIVRANFRGVFATIRTFAPMLRASGDGLVVNISSIAGFTGVGSNLAYVAAKAGLDVVGDALAKALAPAVRVVSVSPGAVESGFVPGRGAEFAQKMASTTPLGRIGRPEDVAAAVEALATTMRFVTGTRIVVDGGRHL is encoded by the coding sequence ATGACTTTCGATCCCGTTTCCCGACTCGACGGCAAGGTCGCCGTCATCACCGGCGGCCTCGGCGCCATCGGCCATGCCACCGCGATGCGGCTGGCCGCGCTCGGCGCCAGCTGCGTGCTGCTGCACCGCAAGGCCGACGCGGAGGCGGCCGCGCGCGCCGCCGCCCTGCCTTCGGCCGACGGCCAGCGCCATGCGGCGATCCGCGCCGACATCGTCGATTCGGCCAGCCTCGCCGCCGCCGCCGCGGAAGTGAAGGCCACGCTGGGCCGCTGCGACATCCTGGTCAACAGCGCCGGCCACACGCAGCCGGTGCCGGCCGCCGACCTCGACGCGCTGACCGACGAGCTCATCGACGACATCGTGCGCGCCAACTTCCGCGGCGTGTTCGCCACCATCCGCACCTTCGCGCCGATGCTCAGGGCGAGCGGCGACGGGCTGGTGGTCAACATCTCGTCGATCGCGGGCTTCACCGGCGTGGGCAGCAACCTCGCCTACGTCGCGGCCAAGGCCGGGCTCGACGTGGTGGGCGATGCGCTCGCCAAGGCGCTGGCGCCCGCGGTGCGCGTGGTCTCGGTCTCGCCGGGCGCGGTCGAATCGGGCTTCGTGCCCGGCCGCGGCGCCGAGTTCGCGCAGAAGATGGCCAGCACCACGCCGCTCGGCCGCATCGGCCGGCCCGAGGACGTGGCCGCCGCGGTCGAGGCGCTCGCGACCACGATGCGCTTCGTCACCGGCACCCGCATCGTGGTGGACGGGGGGCGCCACCTGTGA
- a CDS encoding dioxygenase, protein MNIATSPDSVLRFALEAMKHTPDARLRTVMEALTRHLHAFVREVALSEEEFEQALEFIVALGQATGDSKNEVVLAADILGLSTVVALQNNQDPHGESPAALLGPFWRANSPACAAGESIARSGTPGVPLEVTGTVRDAQGRPVAGATVDVWQASPVGLYENQDPAQEDMNLRGRFSTDAEGRFHFRSVRPAGYPVPTDGPCGVLLRAQRRHPNRPAHLHFMVSKPGHKVLITQVFADDDENLESDPTFGVTRRLIGRFALAPDGGSATLQYDFQLEPGEMKFPRPPIP, encoded by the coding sequence ATGAACATCGCCACCTCTCCCGATTCGGTGCTGCGCTTCGCGCTCGAAGCGATGAAGCACACGCCCGATGCGCGGCTGCGCACCGTGATGGAAGCGCTCACGCGCCACCTGCATGCCTTCGTCCGCGAGGTGGCGCTGAGCGAGGAGGAGTTCGAGCAGGCGCTCGAATTCATCGTGGCGCTGGGCCAGGCCACGGGCGACAGCAAGAACGAGGTGGTGCTCGCGGCCGACATCCTCGGCCTGTCGACCGTGGTCGCGCTGCAGAACAACCAGGACCCGCACGGCGAATCGCCTGCCGCGCTGCTCGGCCCCTTCTGGCGCGCGAATTCGCCGGCCTGCGCGGCGGGCGAGAGCATCGCGCGCTCGGGCACGCCGGGCGTTCCGCTCGAGGTGACGGGCACGGTGCGCGATGCGCAGGGCCGGCCGGTCGCGGGCGCGACGGTCGACGTGTGGCAGGCCTCGCCGGTCGGCCTCTACGAGAACCAGGACCCGGCGCAGGAAGACATGAACCTGCGCGGCCGCTTCAGCACCGATGCCGAGGGCCGCTTCCATTTCCGCAGCGTGCGCCCGGCGGGCTATCCGGTGCCGACCGACGGCCCCTGCGGCGTGCTGCTGCGCGCGCAGCGGCGCCATCCCAACCGGCCCGCGCACCTGCACTTCATGGTCAGCAAGCCGGGCCACAAAGTGCTGATCACGCAGGTGTTCGCCGACGACGACGAGAACCTGGAGAGCGATCCCACCTTCGGCGTGACGCGGCGGCTGATCGGCCGCTTCGCGCTCGCGCCGGACGGCGGCAGCGCCACCTTGCAGTACGACTTCCAGCTGGAGCCGGGCGAAATGAAGTTTCCCCGCCCACCGATCCCTTGA
- a CDS encoding LacI family DNA-binding transcriptional regulator, with protein MSTHPPSSSPVTIRDVARAAGVHVSTVSRALSPGKRSLISDEVLRVVEEAAQRLGYRPNRAASALRTGRTHTIGVLVPDITNAVFPPILQGIEASAAARGYFVFVANVVDHALARPVLERMLAQRVDGVVMATATRDDPLVDFVARAGMTAVLVNRADETGRLPAVVSDDRLAMKLAVDHLVGLGHKRIAHLAGPQTIPTGVGRRLGVEQALRDHRMKPFRVVECASYSREAGAAAMQQMLEAGAPPQAVVCCNDLVALGAYDALRAAGLRVPQDVSVTGHNDMPLVDMVDPPLTTIRLPHRELGWRAAEMLFEEIEGQALSASTVVLRPELVVRKSTAAPVGR; from the coding sequence ATGAGCACCCACCCGCCTTCCTCGTCCCCCGTGACCATCCGCGACGTGGCGCGCGCCGCCGGCGTGCACGTGTCGACGGTGTCGCGCGCGCTCAGCCCCGGGAAGCGTTCGCTGATCAGCGACGAGGTGCTGCGCGTGGTGGAGGAGGCGGCGCAGCGCCTGGGCTACCGGCCGAACCGCGCGGCCTCGGCGCTGCGCACCGGCCGCACCCACACCATCGGCGTGCTGGTGCCCGACATCACGAACGCGGTGTTCCCGCCGATCCTGCAGGGCATCGAGGCCAGCGCGGCGGCGCGCGGCTACTTCGTCTTCGTCGCCAACGTGGTCGACCATGCGCTCGCACGGCCGGTGCTGGAGCGCATGCTGGCGCAGCGCGTCGACGGCGTGGTCATGGCCACCGCGACGCGCGACGACCCGCTGGTCGACTTCGTGGCCCGCGCCGGCATGACGGCCGTGCTGGTCAACCGCGCCGACGAGACCGGCCGGCTGCCGGCCGTGGTCAGCGACGACCGGCTCGCGATGAAGCTCGCGGTCGATCACCTCGTGGGACTGGGCCACAAGCGCATCGCCCACCTGGCGGGCCCGCAGACCATCCCGACCGGCGTGGGTCGGCGGCTCGGCGTGGAGCAGGCGCTGCGCGACCACCGCATGAAGCCCTTCCGCGTGGTGGAGTGCGCAAGCTACAGCCGCGAGGCCGGCGCCGCCGCGATGCAGCAGATGCTCGAAGCCGGCGCGCCGCCGCAGGCCGTGGTGTGCTGCAACGACCTGGTGGCGCTCGGCGCCTACGACGCGCTGCGCGCGGCGGGACTGCGCGTGCCGCAGGACGTGTCGGTCACCGGCCACAACGACATGCCGCTGGTGGACATGGTCGATCCGCCGCTCACCACCATCCGCCTGCCGCACCGCGAGCTCGGCTGGCGCGCGGCCGAGATGCTGTTCGAGGAGATCGAAGGGCAGGCGCTGTCGGCCTCGACGGTGGTGCTGCGGCCCGAGCTCGTGGTGCGCAAGTCGACGGCGGCGCCTGTCGGGCGCTAG
- a CDS encoding DUF1127 domain-containing protein — MNAPKPSSFHQRLIHALRGWRRRVRDGRSARAAARHLGGMSDHELRDLGIGRSELPALLDRHR; from the coding sequence GTGAATGCGCCGAAGCCATCGTCCTTCCATCAACGCCTGATCCATGCCCTGCGCGGCTGGCGCCGTCGCGTGAGGGACGGCCGCAGCGCGCGCGCCGCCGCCCGCCACCTGGGCGGGATGAGCGACCACGAGCTGCGCGACCTGGGCATCGGCCGCAGCGAATTGCCGGCGCTGCTGGACCGCCATCGCTGA